The genomic interval CACTTGAATATCCGATGAATGAGCTTGTTCCTGATGTTATTCAATACCAACATTTTTTTCTTTCCTTCTCCTACCTTTTTTAGATAATAATCATTGAGTTCACCTTTCATCTGTGTAGCAGATAAGGCAGACATATGTAGAAGTTCCTTCATTTTCTTATTGGCCTGATTGCTGACTCTTGGTTTTGTATAGATACTACTTCCTGAACTATGCTCGAATGGGACAACTCCACAGTAGCAAGCGAATTTTTTAGCATTGTCAAAATCCTTGAATTCATTGGTGTATACCAGCATTTGCCATGAGGTAACCTTTCCGACACCAGCCACAGAGACAATAATATCATGTAGCCTCTTTAGATTACCATCATCCTTTATGAGAGCATCTATCATTGCTTCTACCTTTTTTATCTGGTTTGCCAGTTCTTGTATCACTTTGGTATTGATAGCTTTGGTATCCTTGTCTAATATAGAGCACAGTTCAGTAGCTGGTACTGATATCATCTGTTTTGCTTTGAGTAGTCTGGCTCTTACAGAAACCAATTGTCTGAGCTTAACCATCTGTTTTCTGGGAGCTCGCCAT from Chondrinema litorale carries:
- a CDS encoding IS110 family transposase, with the translated sequence MKIMHSVGIDVSKKSFDVSISKEGHLFYLGSYTNSKKDIVVFIKDMKGQGLLPKNTLLCIEHTGIYTQLLLEILYGKKWQVWLEQPINIKKSLGNRRGKNDRIDSLRIAEYAQRFQDKAILWRAPRKQMVKLRQLVSVRARLLKAKQMISVPATELCSILDKDTKAINTKVIQELANQIKKVEAMIDALIKDDGNLKRLHDIIVSVAGVGKVTSWQMLVYTNEFKDFDNAKKFACYCGVVPFEHSSGSSIYTKPRVSNQANKKMKELLHMSALSATQMKGELNDYYLKKVGEGKKKMLVLNNIRNKLIHRIFKCIKEDRKYEKNYRFILV